Proteins encoded in a region of the Alosa sapidissima isolate fAloSap1 chromosome 19, fAloSap1.pri, whole genome shotgun sequence genome:
- the LOC121693634 gene encoding G-protein coupled receptor 151, with translation MALERTDNSSIFFAGGIQLLQRQDTTIILPAVLTAISGIGVPGNLILLVVLVYGLRTGTVSEARTLLASLCVTDLLILSVCVPVRVITYHTGTWMLGDLACKTTEWFQHGCLAAKNFTLAATSIARDHPPLCQVQGAKYRARRALWTMVFSWIVALVFPIPELMFSKMQARGDSCLCVCEIPRKYLGFISLFSKVFSVAACAIPILIAFISYTRTIFHTKSQTANVASSPAQHQARRRALMLLSLTVAHTLLVLPQWVFWAWARHNPRVNFQPPATLLIIAQVCVYLSSTWSPAILLTAHGSLREDLSRVCRSVSCQDSKSESDEPQELGGNEQGTRMILINLPADSRCASLPPELQSVRTDEFGRLLPDLQQFWTGRQSTLVLQEHDPLPWERFGESTANL, from the coding sequence ATGGCCCTTGAGAGGACGGACAACAGCTCAATTTTTTTTGCAGGAGGGATCCAACTACTTCAACGTCAGGACACGACCATCATCTTACCCGCGGTCCTTACAGCTATCTCCGGAATCGGTGTTCCCGGGAATCTCATTCTTCTGGTCGTTCTAGTGTATGGACTGAGGACTGGGACTGTCTCTGAGGCCAGAACATTACTGGCCAGCCTATGCGTAACGGACTTGTTGATTCTGTCCGTGTGCGTGCCGGTGCGCGTAATTACCTACCACACGGGCACATGGATGCTTGGGGACCTTGCCTGCAAGACAACAGAATGGTTTCAGCATGGGTGCCTCGCGGCTAAAAACTTCACTCTTGCCGCAACCAGCATTGCTCGTGACCATCCTCCACTATGTCAAGTACAGGGCGCCAAGTACAGGGCGAGGAGAGCACTTTGGACGATGGTGTTCTCTTGGATTGTGGCGCTTGTCTTCCCAATACCGGAACTTATGTTTTCCAAGATGCAGGCTCGCGGGGAttcgtgtttgtgcgtgtgtgagatccCCCGAAAATATCTCGGGTTTATATCCCTGTTTAGCAAGGTGTTTTCAGTCGCTGCCTGTGCTATTCCGATCTTAATCGCTTTTATCAGCTACACGAGAACCATCTTCCACACAAAGTCGCAGACGGCCAATGTGGCTTCAAGCCCTGCTCAACACCAAGCCCGGAGGCGCGCGCTGATGCTCTTGAGCCTCACGGTGGCGCACACGCTCCTGGTGTTGCCTCAGTGGGTGTTCTGGGCATGGGCCCGACACAACCCACGCGTCAACTTCCAACCTCCCGCGACCCTCCTCATCATCGCTCAGGTGTGCGTGTACCTCAGCAGCACGTGGTCTCCCGCCATTCTCCTCACTGCGCATGGGTCGCTCAGAGAAGACCTGTCTCGAGTATGTAGGTCCGTCTCCTGCCAGGATTCAAAATCGGAATCTGACGAGCCACAAGAACTGGGTGGGAACGAGCAAGGCACACGCATGATACTGATCAACCTTCCTGCTGACTCGAGATGCGCGTCCTTGCCACCCGAATTGCAAAGTGTGCGCACGGACGAATTCGGTCGTCTTCTGCCCGACCTCCAGCAGTTTTGGACTGGGCGCCAGAGCACATTGGTGTTGCAGGAGCATGACCCACTGCCATGGGAACGGTTTGGAGAAAGCACAGCCAACTTATGA
- the LOC121693186 gene encoding osteoclast stimulatory transmembrane protein-like — translation MAMGDGLAQTSNRLSFQSRVSRLLTFLWDVYSKPTPSNALEVFILFLICLLVSVTMATLLLVWMVFSLTYDLTATAILVGVCMSLMAALLTLVHPVRCTLSILIPSLGTQQGRKILVSTVMTLTIATCVPNMVRNVSWTAFLIRCSSHSLIEGVLNSSRTIDQVLSDMNEWTAKMPGSSGKIHLVLKQEIDVLDIWREISNMTHSMKAELQSLHDSLDGASSVLQKLTGAALVAMVLVSSSMYLIGYLTDLKYDNVYMSRRLVTCLAVSGDATLPIKYQHRLVKTSGVKMMRAEVQRCVWSVAVLGFYAILCFSLIGLDHFIYRTLEILLTWTNDIPGITYHITVYVEISGRAIGFIPFNIDSLDKKYSHRLPLLPAQCVTPLSLPTSSIISSVSILLFIALVLVLGQVFAQRLRRKICASFYSRREDERTRYLLQKILDEREREQEKDDFGKD, via the exons ATGGCAATGGGAGATGGCTTGGCCCAAACCAGCAATCGACT atcatTTCAGTCAAGAGTTTCCAGGTTGCTGACATTCCTATGGGATGTCTACTCTAAACCTACTCCATCTAATGCTCTTGAGGtcttcatcctcttcctcatctgccTTCTGGTCTCTGTGACGATGGCTACCTTGCTGTTGGTATGGATGGTTTTCagtttgacctatgaccttacCGCCACAGCCATCTTGGTAGGGGTGTGCATGTCTCTGATGGCGGCACTCCTGACATTGGTTCACCCAGTACGCTGCACCCTGAGCATCCTCATCCCGTCGCTAGGCACCCAACAGGGACGCAAGATCCTGGTCTCCACGGTGATGACCCTGACCATCGCCACCTGTGTTCCCAACATGGTGCGGAACGTCAGCTGGACAGCGTTCCTGATCAGATGCTCGTCTCACAGCTTAATTGAGGGCGTGTTGAATTCCAGCCGAACGATTGACCAGGTTCTGAGTGACATGAACGAATGGACGGCGAAAATGCCCGGCAGCAGCGGCAAGATCCACCTCGTCCTGAAACAGGAAATTGATGTCCTCGACATCTGGCGTGAGATCTCGAACATGACCCACAGCATGAAGGCCGAGCTACAGTCCCTGCATGATTCTCTCGACGGCGCCTCCTCTGTGCTGCAGAAGCTGACCGGCGCCGCCCTGGTGGCGATGGTTCTCGTCAGCTCCTCCATGTACCTCATTGGCTACCTCACAGACCTGAAGTACGACAACGTGTACATGTCCCGGCGCCTTGTGACCTGTTTGGCGGTGAGCGGAGATGCCACGCTGCCCATAAAGTACCAACACAGGCTGGTGAAGACGTCTGGGGTGAAGATGATGCGCGCTGaggtgcagaggtgtgtgtggagcgtgGCAGTTCTCGGATTCTACGCCATACTCTGTTTCTCGCTGATTGGCCTGGATCACTTCATCTACAGAACGCTGGAGATTCTCCTCACCTGGACCAATGACATACCAGGAATCACATACCACATCACCGTATATGTGGAG ATAAGTGGCAGAGCGATTGGCTTCATTCCTTTCAACATCGATTCATTGGATAAGAAGTACAGTCACAGACTGCCCTTGCTTCCTGCCCAATGCGttacgcctctctctctccccacctcctccatcATCTCCTCCGTCAGCATCCTTCTCTTCATCGCCCTCGTCCTTGTCTTGGGCCAGGTGTTCGCTCAGCGCCTGCGCAGAAAGATCTGCGCCTCCTTCTATAGTCGTCGTGAGGACGAGCGAACCCGCTATCTCCTGCAGAAGATTCTAGATGAACGGGAAAGAGAACAGGAGAAGGATGACTTTGGTAAAGATTGA